Proteins from a single region of Macrotis lagotis isolate mMagLag1 chromosome 2, bilby.v1.9.chrom.fasta, whole genome shotgun sequence:
- the TYW3 gene encoding tRNA wybutosine-synthesizing protein 3 homolog isoform X2, whose protein sequence is MARSAEFQKWKRQSLGKADLSWEGGVDTGREELVPPLSGRERFFTTSSCAGRILLLDGSSEAPEVQKQNRPWLLVSHGACAREELLSALRRARGDAVLKFEPFVLHVRCCQLQDARRLAVRSTHGLEVPLSHEGRLMVTEEYIDFLLKIANQKMEENKKRIERFYSCLQLALEREDASSLQPETKETTLSVYTHRRKRKTEKTHGQCNSLEKQKDLENEEDNAEISFNFFPENY, encoded by the exons ATGGCGCGCTCCGCGGAGTTCCAGAAGTGGAAGCGGCAGAGCCTGGGCAAGGCGGACCTGAGCTGGGAGGGCGGCGTGGACACGGGCAGGGAGGAGCTGGTGCCGCCGCTGAGCGGCCGGGAGCGCTTCTTCACCACCAGCTCGTGCGCCGGCCGCATCCTGCTGCTGGACGGG agctcCGAGGCCCCCGAGGTGCAGAAGCAGAACCGGCCCTGGCTGCTGGTGAGCCACGGCGCCTGCGCACGGGAGGAGCTG ctctcGGCCCTGCGCCGCGCCCGGGGCGATGCCGTGCTCAAGTTCGAGCCCTTCGTGCTGCACGTGCGCTGCTGCCAGCTGCAGGATGCCCGCCGGCTG GCCGTCCGGAGTACACATGGCTTGGAAGTCCCGCTGAGCCACGAGGGAAGACTGATGGTGACCGAGGAATACATCGATTTCTTGTTGAAAATAGCCAaccagaaaatggaagaaaacaagaaaagaattgaaag GTTTTATAGCTGCCTCCAGCTGGCCCTGGAAAGGGAGGATGCCAGCAGTCTACAACCTGAGACAAAAGAGACAACGCTTTCTGTGTACACTcacaggagaaagaggaaaacggAAAAAACACATGGCCAGTGTAACTCTCTGGAGAAACAGAAAGACTTGGAAAATGAGGAGGATAATGCAGaaatcagttttaattttttccctgagAATTATTAA
- the TYW3 gene encoding tRNA wybutosine-synthesizing protein 3 homolog isoform X1: protein MARSAEFQKWKRQSLGKADLSWEGGVDTGREELVPPLSGRERFFTTSSCAGRILLLDGSSEAPEVQKQNRPWLLVSHGACAREELLSALRRARGDAVLKFEPFVLHVRCCQLQDARRLHAAAVESGLRNSGITVGKSGKTTLAVRSTHGLEVPLSHEGRLMVTEEYIDFLLKIANQKMEENKKRIERFYSCLQLALEREDASSLQPETKETTLSVYTHRRKRKTEKTHGQCNSLEKQKDLENEEDNAEISFNFFPENY from the exons ATGGCGCGCTCCGCGGAGTTCCAGAAGTGGAAGCGGCAGAGCCTGGGCAAGGCGGACCTGAGCTGGGAGGGCGGCGTGGACACGGGCAGGGAGGAGCTGGTGCCGCCGCTGAGCGGCCGGGAGCGCTTCTTCACCACCAGCTCGTGCGCCGGCCGCATCCTGCTGCTGGACGGG agctcCGAGGCCCCCGAGGTGCAGAAGCAGAACCGGCCCTGGCTGCTGGTGAGCCACGGCGCCTGCGCACGGGAGGAGCTG ctctcGGCCCTGCGCCGCGCCCGGGGCGATGCCGTGCTCAAGTTCGAGCCCTTCGTGCTGCACGTGCGCTGCTGCCAGCTGCAGGATGCCCGCCGGCTG CACGCGGCCGCCGTGGAGTCCGGGCTGCGGAACTCGGGCATCACCGTGGGCAAGAGCGGGAAGACCACGCTG GCCGTCCGGAGTACACATGGCTTGGAAGTCCCGCTGAGCCACGAGGGAAGACTGATGGTGACCGAGGAATACATCGATTTCTTGTTGAAAATAGCCAaccagaaaatggaagaaaacaagaaaagaattgaaag GTTTTATAGCTGCCTCCAGCTGGCCCTGGAAAGGGAGGATGCCAGCAGTCTACAACCTGAGACAAAAGAGACAACGCTTTCTGTGTACACTcacaggagaaagaggaaaacggAAAAAACACATGGCCAGTGTAACTCTCTGGAGAAACAGAAAGACTTGGAAAATGAGGAGGATAATGCAGaaatcagttttaattttttccctgagAATTATTAA
- the TYW3 gene encoding tRNA wybutosine-synthesizing protein 3 homolog isoform X3: MARSAEFQKWKRQSLGKADLSWEGGVDTGREELVPPLSGRERFFTTSSCAGRILLLDGSSEAPEVQKQNRPWLLVSHGACAREELLSALRRARGDAVLKFEPFVLHVRCCQLQDARRLHAAAVESGLRNSGITVGKSGKTTLAVRSTHGLEVPLSHEGRLMVTEEYIDFLLKIANQKMEENKKRIERCDCFKMGTFHHLEASSLDTDILVSSVMMSSGRIRPPSPHEPF; encoded by the exons ATGGCGCGCTCCGCGGAGTTCCAGAAGTGGAAGCGGCAGAGCCTGGGCAAGGCGGACCTGAGCTGGGAGGGCGGCGTGGACACGGGCAGGGAGGAGCTGGTGCCGCCGCTGAGCGGCCGGGAGCGCTTCTTCACCACCAGCTCGTGCGCCGGCCGCATCCTGCTGCTGGACGGG agctcCGAGGCCCCCGAGGTGCAGAAGCAGAACCGGCCCTGGCTGCTGGTGAGCCACGGCGCCTGCGCACGGGAGGAGCTG ctctcGGCCCTGCGCCGCGCCCGGGGCGATGCCGTGCTCAAGTTCGAGCCCTTCGTGCTGCACGTGCGCTGCTGCCAGCTGCAGGATGCCCGCCGGCTG CACGCGGCCGCCGTGGAGTCCGGGCTGCGGAACTCGGGCATCACCGTGGGCAAGAGCGGGAAGACCACGCTG GCCGTCCGGAGTACACATGGCTTGGAAGTCCCGCTGAGCCACGAGGGAAGACTGATGGTGACCGAGGAATACATCGATTTCTTGTTGAAAATAGCCAaccagaaaatggaagaaaacaagaaaagaattgaaag gTGTGATTGTTTCAAAATGGGGACCTTTCATCATTTGGAAGCATCTTCACTGGACACTGACATTTTAGTTTCTTCAGTTATGATGAGCAGTGGGAGGATTCGACCACCCTCACCCCATGAACCCTTTTGA
- the CRYZ gene encoding quinone oxidoreductase isoform X1, whose amino-acid sequence MAGPRLMRAIRVSEFGGPEVLRLHTSVPVPEPSESQVLIKVHACGVNPVETYIRSGTYGRTPTLPYTPGTDVAGVVEAVGQNVKNFKRGDRVFTTKTVTGGYAEYTIAANSTVFPLPDKLSFNQGASIGIPYFTAYRALMHSARVKPGEIVLIHGASGGVGIAACQIARAYGLQVLGTAGTEQGRKIVLNNGAHKVFNHRKANYINKIKEHVGESGVNVIIEMASHLNLHNDFQLLSYGGRVIIVGSRGSIEINPRDTMKKEISIIGVALYSSSTEDFLQSLAALLAGIETGWLQPVIGPNYLLENASQAHEDIINNQGASGKMILVMV is encoded by the exons ATGGCCGGGCCCAGGCTGATGAGGGCCATCCGGGTGTCGGAGTTTGGGGGGCCCGAGGTCCTGAGGCTGCACACCTCCGTGCCGGTGCCGGAGCCCTCGGAGAGCCAG GTCCTGATCAAGGTCCACGCCTGCGGGGTCAACCCGGTGGAGACCTACATCCGCTCGGGGACCTACGGCCGGACCCCCACTCTGCCGTACACGCCGGGCACTGATGTGGCGGGGGTCGTGGAGGCCGTGGGACAAAACGTGAAGAACTTCAAG AGAGGAGACAGGGTTTTTACAACCAAAACAGTCACAGGGGGCTATGCCGAGTACACCATCGCCGCCAACAGCACTGTTTTCCCACTGCCGGATAAGCTGAGCTTCAATCAAGGTGCATCCATTGGGATCCCATATTTCACTGCCTACCGTGCCCTGATGCATAG TGCCCGGGTCAAACCTGGAGAGATTGTTCTCATTCACGGGGCCAGTGGAGGA GTTGGAATCGCGGCCTGCCAGATCGCCAGAGCATACGGCCTCCAGGTTTTGGGCACAGCTGGTACAGAGCAGGGCAGGAAAATCGTTCTGAATAATGGAGCCCACAAGGTCTTCAATCACCGAAAGGctaattatatcaataagatCAAG GAACATGTTGGAGAGAGTGGCGTGAATGTGATCATTGAAATGGCATCTCACCTCAACCTCCACAATGATTTTCAGCTTCTTTCCTATGGAGGAAGGGTGATA ATTGTTGGCTCCAGGGGTTCCATAGAAATAAACCCCAGGGACACCATGAAGAAGGAAATCAGCATCATTGGTGTTGCTTTATATAGCTCCTCCACA GAGGACTTCTTGCAGTCTCTGGCTGCTCTGTTGGCTGGCATTGAGACGGGTTGGCTGCAGCCGGTGATCGGGCCTAATTACCTGCTGGAGAATGCCTCGCAGGCCCATGAAGATATCATCAACAACCAAGGAGCTTCAGGAAAGATGATTCTGGTCATGGTCTGA
- the CRYZ gene encoding quinone oxidoreductase isoform X2 codes for MAGPRLMRAIRVSEFGGPEVLRLHTSVPVPEPSESQVLIKVHACGVNPVETYIRSGTYGRTPTLPYTPGTDVAGVVEAVGQNVKNFKRGDRVFTTKTVTGGYAEYTIAANSTVFPLPDKLSFNQGASIGIPYFTAYRALMHSARVKPGEIVLIHGASGGVGIAACQIARAYGLQVLGTAGTEQGRKIVLNNGAHKVFNHRKANYINKIKIVGSRGSIEINPRDTMKKEISIIGVALYSSSTEDFLQSLAALLAGIETGWLQPVIGPNYLLENASQAHEDIINNQGASGKMILVMV; via the exons ATGGCCGGGCCCAGGCTGATGAGGGCCATCCGGGTGTCGGAGTTTGGGGGGCCCGAGGTCCTGAGGCTGCACACCTCCGTGCCGGTGCCGGAGCCCTCGGAGAGCCAG GTCCTGATCAAGGTCCACGCCTGCGGGGTCAACCCGGTGGAGACCTACATCCGCTCGGGGACCTACGGCCGGACCCCCACTCTGCCGTACACGCCGGGCACTGATGTGGCGGGGGTCGTGGAGGCCGTGGGACAAAACGTGAAGAACTTCAAG AGAGGAGACAGGGTTTTTACAACCAAAACAGTCACAGGGGGCTATGCCGAGTACACCATCGCCGCCAACAGCACTGTTTTCCCACTGCCGGATAAGCTGAGCTTCAATCAAGGTGCATCCATTGGGATCCCATATTTCACTGCCTACCGTGCCCTGATGCATAG TGCCCGGGTCAAACCTGGAGAGATTGTTCTCATTCACGGGGCCAGTGGAGGA GTTGGAATCGCGGCCTGCCAGATCGCCAGAGCATACGGCCTCCAGGTTTTGGGCACAGCTGGTACAGAGCAGGGCAGGAAAATCGTTCTGAATAATGGAGCCCACAAGGTCTTCAATCACCGAAAGGctaattatatcaataagatCAAG ATTGTTGGCTCCAGGGGTTCCATAGAAATAAACCCCAGGGACACCATGAAGAAGGAAATCAGCATCATTGGTGTTGCTTTATATAGCTCCTCCACA GAGGACTTCTTGCAGTCTCTGGCTGCTCTGTTGGCTGGCATTGAGACGGGTTGGCTGCAGCCGGTGATCGGGCCTAATTACCTGCTGGAGAATGCCTCGCAGGCCCATGAAGATATCATCAACAACCAAGGAGCTTCAGGAAAGATGATTCTGGTCATGGTCTGA